In Erigeron canadensis isolate Cc75 chromosome 1, C_canadensis_v1, whole genome shotgun sequence, a single window of DNA contains:
- the LOC122608355 gene encoding uncharacterized protein LOC122608355, whose translation MNFEDYKRRGTTSRRKPNECMRAIVTIVVGIVLGFFIGVSFPAFSPPKIKLVPSIDTYLGDKNSGRSTQTILNVISVARDNVSTKAKMLDDPLEIFVSTNPRGAERLPPAIVASESDFYLRRLYGKPSEDLTFKPKYLVTFTVGYNQKDNIDQAVKKFSGNFTIMLFHYDGQTTEWDEFEWSKKAIHISVPKQTKWWYAKRFLHPDIVAPYDYIFIWDEDLGVENFDSEEYIKLVKKHKLDISQPGLDPESKGLTWQMTRRREDLEVHKETEEKPGWCKDAHLPPCAAFVEIMAPVFSREAWRCVWHLIQNDLVHGWGLDFALRKCIEPAYERIGVVDAQWIVHQGVPSLGNQGSEENGKAPWEGVRERCKSEWKMFQERVSNAEKDYYKSIGVVSTDHEANWVTVDRIQ comes from the exons ATGAATTTTGAAGACTATAAACGAAGGGGAACAACTTCTCGTAG AAAACCAAACGAGTGTATGAGGGCTATCGTAACGATAGTAGTTGGTATTGTTTTGGGCTTCTTCATTGGAGTATCATTTCCTGCCTTTTCACCGCCAAAG ATCAAACTCGTACCTTCAATTGATACATACCTTGGTGACAAAAATTCGGGCCGCTCTACACAAACCATCTTAAATGTGATTTCTGTGGCGAGAGACAATGTTTCAACCAAAGCTAAAATGCTGGATGATCCACTGGAG ATTTTTGTGTCAACTAACCCTCGCGGTGCAGAAAGACTACCTCCAGCTATTGTTGCTTCTGAATCAGACTTCTATCTCCGCAGACTATACGGAAAACCTAGTGAG GATCTAACATTCAAACCAAAGTATCTTGTAACTTTCACTGTTGGTTATAATCAGAAAGATAACATTGATCAAGCAGTCAAAAAG TTTTCAGGCAACTTTACAATCATGTTGTTCCATTATGATGGCCAAACAACTGAATGGGATGAGTTTGAGTGGTCAAAAAAAGCCATTCACATAAGTGTTCCGAAGCAAACAAAATG GTGGTACGCAAAAAGATTTCTGCACCCCGACATTGTTGCGCCATATGATTACATATTCATCTGGGATGAAGATTTGGGAGTTGAGAATTTTGACTCTGAAGA ATACATAAAACTTGTAAAGAAGCACAAACTGGATATATCGCAGCCTGGTCTGGATCCTGAAAGTAAGGGCTTGACATGGCAGATGACCAGACGGCgggaagatcttgaagttcacaA GGAAACTGAGGAGAAACCAGGATGGTGCAAGGATGCACATTTGCCTCCATGTGCAGC ATTTGTGGAGATTATGGCTCCTGTATTCTCTCGAGAGGCTTGGCGTTGTGTGTGGCATTTAATTCAG AATGATTTGGTTCATGGATGGGGTCTTGACTTTGCACTCCGAAAATGTATTGAG CCTGCTTACGAAAGGATTGGAGTAGTTGATGCACAATGGATTGTTCATCAGGGTGTGCCCTCACTTGGAAACCAG GGCAGCGAAGAAAATGGGAAGGCGCCATGGGAAGGG GTTAGGGAAAGGTGCAAAAGCGAGTGGAAGATGTTTCAAGAGCGTGTATCAAATGCAGAAAAAGATTACTACAAGTCGATTGGTGTTGTATCTACGGATCATGAAGCAAATTGGGTGACAGTCGACAGAATTCAGTAG
- the LOC122585510 gene encoding glycine-rich RNA-binding protein 3, mitochondrial-like, protein MVLRTEHYPGGYNQNSYLSYEGPYGSYSNYQGVTEQTTPYPGYPQIISNYQSTHAHQQQSGWSTGGNYHADGGGHYSTNGGFGAPVIPILGGYGNSHYGSSYTHGSSHGFSHGNPNSNGNYGSPHGYGNSHSYGHSHGFGSGRAKNLFDKLTHGHSSYGHTSPNYGHHSAGGMNQPSWILKGLDDDE, encoded by the coding sequence ATGGTTCTTCGGACCGAGCATTACCCAGGTGGTTACAACCAGAACAGCTATTTGTCATACGAAGGGCCGTATGGCAGTTACAGCAACTACCAAGGGGTGACCGAGCAGACAACCCCATACCCAGGTTATCCTCAAATAATCTCAAATTACCAATCAACCCATGCTCATCAACAACAATCTGGTTGGTCCACCGGTGGTAACTACCATGCAGATGGAGGCGGCCACTATAGTACTAACGGCGGCTTTGGTGCTCCAGTGATTCCCATCCTTGGTGGGTATGGAAATTCTCACTATGGGAGTTCATACACCCATGGAAGCTCACATGGTTTTAGCCATGGGAACCCAAACAGCAATGGTAATTATGGTAGTCCACATGGCTATGGAAATTCTCATAGCTATGGGCATTCACATGGCTTTGGAAGTGGCCGTGCTAAAAACCTATTTGACAAGTTGACACATGGTCACAGCAGCTACGGGCATACTAGCCCAAACTACGGTCATCACAGTGCTGGTGGAATGAATCAACCATCTTGGATTCTCAAGGGACTTGACGATGATGAATGA